The following are from one region of the Plodia interpunctella isolate USDA-ARS_2022_Savannah chromosome 25, ilPloInte3.2, whole genome shotgun sequence genome:
- the LOC128680822 gene encoding uncharacterized protein LOC128680822, translating to MPKDNFEPAVAETYDLATLRRKRAAVKGVITKMHNALTDPSTSELLDEHALRVREERLRASFSKWEDLCLEIIARDPDDPEDEVEKKRALALENVERDKVSSAPKAVHIATVKKLQPASTEKKSCLLCVAAA from the exons ATGCCAAAAGATAACTTCGAGCCCGCGGTTGCCGAGACCTATGACTTGGCTACTCTTCGACGTAAACGCGCGGCTGTTAAGGGTGTGATCACTAAAATGCATAACGCCCTAACTGATCCAAGTACTTCTGAATTATTGGATGAACATGCCTTGCGCGTCAGGGAGGAACGCCTGCGAGCTTCATTTTCTAAGTGGGAGGATTTATGCCTTGAGATTATTGCGAGGGACCCCGATGACCCTGAGGATGAAGTTGAAA AGAAGCGAGCTTTAGCGCTTGAAAATGTGGAACGAGATAAAGTGTCATCGGCTCCAAAAGCTGTCCACATAGCTACTGTGAAGAAGTTACAGCCTGCCAGCACTGAAAAGAAGAGCTGTTTACTTT GTGTTGCTGCCGCCTGA